Proteins encoded together in one Aminipila butyrica window:
- a CDS encoding YezD family protein: MDKNSLAEHKDVTKQIEKFLRQIEYGSITLIVQDGKIIQIECQEKIRIKKI, from the coding sequence ATGGATAAAAATAGTTTGGCAGAACATAAGGATGTGACGAAACAGATTGAAAAATTTCTTCGCCAGATTGAGTATGGTTCCATAACCTTGATCGTTCAAGACGGAAAAATCATACAAATCGAATGTCAGGAGAAAATAAGAATTAAAAAAATTTGA
- a CDS encoding NifB/NifX family molybdenum-iron cluster-binding protein: MNNKIAIASTDGKVVNEHFGRAQHFHIFEIGKGGYRHLESRTVSACCHSQGHNHEAFDKVAKALRDCRAIIVAKIGEGASTYLESKGFLVFEAPYLIDGVMKKIIEDNLLEGGA, from the coding sequence ATGAATAATAAAATTGCCATAGCTAGTACAGACGGAAAAGTAGTTAATGAACATTTTGGCCGGGCACAACACTTTCATATTTTTGAAATCGGGAAAGGTGGCTATCGGCATCTGGAGTCCAGAACGGTAAGTGCCTGCTGCCATAGCCAGGGACACAACCACGAGGCTTTTGACAAGGTAGCTAAAGCACTAAGAGATTGCCGTGCTATCATCGTAGCTAAAATTGGTGAGGGAGCCAGTACGTACTTGGAATCGAAAGGATTCCTGGTATTTGAAGCCCCTTATCTAATTGATGGGGTAATGAAAAAAATCATCGAAGACAATTTATTGGAAGGAGGAGCGTAA
- a CDS encoding radical SAM protein: MGFSYDELTVKHPCFAKGKKGNTGRIHLPTSPGCNIECRFCDRQINDFERRPGVTSTIITPEEAIDIIRRSLEMCQAITVVGIAGPGDTLATPYALETFRLVKREFPQLIKCMSTNGLLLPDKAEEIIEVGIDSLTVTVNGVDPEIEAKLNGGITYHGKYYGGVEGAKILIANQLEGIRRIASAGITIKVNTVLVPGINEHHIGEVARAVREAGASIYNIIPLVPQHELAHCQAPTCQQTDSARQQAEPYIDVFRHCQRCRADAIGVPGGEDFGDKIYLKRISHKDTFSHG, from the coding sequence ATGGGATTTTCATATGACGAGCTAACAGTAAAACATCCTTGCTTTGCCAAGGGCAAAAAAGGCAATACCGGTAGAATCCATCTTCCCACGAGTCCAGGGTGTAACATCGAATGTAGATTCTGTGACCGGCAGATTAATGATTTTGAAAGGCGGCCGGGGGTTACGTCGACGATTATAACGCCGGAAGAAGCCATTGACATCATCAGACGGTCCCTTGAAATGTGTCAGGCGATTACGGTGGTGGGCATTGCTGGGCCAGGAGATACCCTGGCGACACCCTATGCGCTGGAAACTTTTCGTTTGGTTAAGAGGGAATTTCCGCAGCTGATTAAATGTATGAGCACAAATGGCCTGCTTCTCCCGGATAAGGCGGAAGAAATAATTGAAGTTGGCATTGATTCTCTGACCGTAACCGTCAATGGGGTGGACCCGGAAATAGAGGCGAAGTTAAATGGGGGGATTACGTATCACGGAAAGTATTATGGCGGTGTGGAAGGAGCAAAGATCCTAATTGCCAATCAGCTGGAAGGAATTAGACGGATAGCCTCAGCGGGAATCACTATCAAAGTAAATACCGTTTTGGTACCGGGGATTAATGAGCATCATATTGGAGAGGTTGCCAGAGCAGTCCGTGAGGCAGGCGCCAGTATTTATAATATCATTCCCTTAGTCCCCCAGCATGAACTGGCACATTGTCAGGCCCCTACCTGTCAGCAGACAGATTCGGCAAGGCAGCAGGCGGAACCGTACATAGATGTATTCAGGCATTGCCAGCGTTGCAGAGCGGACGCAATTGGTGTGCCAGGAGGGGAGGACTTTGGTGATAAGATTTATCTGAAGAGGATTTCACATAAAGATACGTTTTCACATGGTTGA
- a CDS encoding ABC transporter substrate-binding protein yields MKKGNIKRRWLSALLICALLFTAVGCAGTAGGKTSSKKSDLIDFSIGYLPSTGHLLYFVAKDKGFFEEEGLNADLVLFAENNSMLTALENKKLQAGALGSTNSIQYISQGHKVTIFGGAMTEGHALVVKKEVVEGLGDKADLSALKGKRIADTFGGTADVVFRQGLIDAGLDPEKDVELVSAESGAAAFAALKNDEIDGAILFTPFRKLAEDAGYKILSYSGEVEGFGHHPCCRQVAETAELEKNPDTYVKFLRALIKAYKFYQENEEETVDIIANYVDIDKDILKAETYGKYISSNPDPDRASTVTFYDAMVNLKYVEPFDIEASINTELYEKALASIIKEKPEDKVYQSLVKYHEENK; encoded by the coding sequence ATGAAAAAAGGAAACATAAAAAGAAGGTGGCTCAGTGCCCTGCTGATCTGTGCGTTACTATTTACAGCGGTGGGCTGCGCCGGAACTGCTGGAGGTAAAACCAGCAGTAAAAAAAGTGATTTAATTGATTTTAGCATAGGGTATTTGCCTTCAACGGGGCATTTGCTGTACTTCGTTGCTAAAGACAAAGGATTTTTTGAAGAGGAAGGGCTAAACGCGGATCTGGTGCTGTTCGCTGAAAATAACAGTATGCTGACTGCGCTGGAGAATAAAAAACTACAGGCAGGAGCTCTTGGCTCCACAAATTCCATACAGTACATCAGTCAAGGCCATAAGGTAACCATCTTTGGCGGAGCCATGACAGAAGGCCATGCCCTGGTCGTGAAAAAAGAAGTAGTGGAAGGTCTTGGCGATAAGGCAGACTTATCGGCCTTAAAAGGAAAGAGGATAGCCGATACGTTTGGTGGGACGGCGGACGTAGTATTTCGTCAGGGGCTGATAGATGCGGGACTAGATCCGGAAAAAGATGTGGAACTTGTATCTGCTGAGAGTGGTGCGGCAGCATTTGCAGCACTGAAAAATGATGAGATTGACGGAGCTATTTTATTTACACCATTTAGAAAGTTAGCCGAAGATGCGGGTTACAAAATCCTTTCTTATAGTGGGGAAGTAGAAGGGTTTGGGCATCATCCATGCTGCCGTCAGGTTGCTGAAACGGCAGAGCTGGAAAAAAATCCGGATACCTATGTGAAATTTCTGAGAGCGCTGATTAAAGCCTACAAGTTCTACCAAGAAAATGAAGAGGAAACGGTGGATATCATAGCCAACTATGTAGATATTGATAAAGACATTCTAAAGGCAGAAACTTATGGAAAATACATCAGTTCTAATCCAGATCCAGATAGAGCTTCAACGGTTACATTCTATGATGCCATGGTAAATCTAAAGTACGTAGAACCTTTTGATATTGAAGCAAGTATTAATACGGAATTATATGAGAAAGCACTGGCTTCAATTATAAAAGAGAAGCCGGAAGACAAGGTATACCAAAGCCTTGTGAAATATCATGAGGAAAATAAATAA
- the nifS gene encoding cysteine desulfurase NifS, with product MVKRLIYADNAATTGISDEVLKEMLPYFQDNFANASTAYEIGQQAKAAIERARNKVAASIKSKPEEIFFTSGGSEADNWAIRGVAEKLLPQGKKHIVTSVFEHHAVLHTCEALEKRGYEATYLPVDSKGFVNPEDVRKAIRDDTALVSIMYANNEIGTIQPIEQIAAICHAKGVLFHTDAVQAVGNVNIDVRKQEIDLLSISGHKIHAQKGIGVLYVKKGLVLSNLLYGGGQERGKRPGTENVPAIAGLGRAMELAVSNLENKINEVTEKRNRILDGILAIPGTRLNGDREKRLPGNSNISIEGIEGESLLLLLDQVGICASSGSACTSGSLEPSHVLLAIGLKPELAHGSIRLSISQETTDEEITYILDNLREIIHKLRTMSPLWEETDE from the coding sequence ATGGTAAAAAGGCTGATCTATGCAGATAATGCGGCAACGACAGGTATTTCGGATGAAGTGTTAAAAGAAATGCTCCCGTATTTTCAAGATAATTTTGCTAATGCGTCTACCGCATATGAAATCGGACAGCAGGCAAAAGCCGCAATTGAAAGGGCGAGAAATAAAGTAGCAGCATCAATCAAAAGTAAGCCGGAGGAAATATTTTTTACCAGCGGGGGCTCTGAGGCAGACAACTGGGCGATTAGAGGGGTGGCGGAAAAGCTACTGCCCCAAGGTAAAAAACATATTGTTACCAGTGTATTTGAACATCATGCCGTATTACATACCTGCGAGGCTCTTGAAAAGAGAGGATATGAGGCTACCTATCTGCCGGTTGACAGCAAGGGATTTGTAAATCCGGAGGATGTACGCAAGGCCATAAGAGACGATACCGCTTTAGTAAGTATCATGTATGCTAATAACGAAATTGGGACCATTCAGCCCATCGAGCAAATCGCAGCCATATGCCATGCAAAGGGGGTACTCTTTCACACCGATGCGGTTCAGGCCGTGGGTAATGTGAATATCGACGTAAGAAAGCAGGAGATTGATTTACTTTCGATTTCCGGCCATAAAATACATGCACAAAAAGGAATTGGTGTTCTTTATGTGAAGAAGGGACTTGTCCTGTCAAACTTACTTTATGGGGGCGGTCAGGAAAGGGGCAAGCGTCCGGGTACAGAAAATGTTCCTGCTATTGCAGGTCTTGGCAGAGCTATGGAACTGGCCGTATCAAATCTGGAAAATAAAATCAACGAAGTGACAGAAAAAAGAAATCGCATTCTTGACGGTATATTAGCCATTCCCGGCACCAGGCTCAATGGAGATCGGGAAAAGCGATTACCGGGAAACAGCAATATTTCTATCGAGGGGATAGAAGGAGAGAGCCTGCTGCTACTGCTGGATCAAGTGGGCATATGTGCGTCAAGCGGCTCTGCTTGTACTTCCGGTTCACTGGAACCTTCCCACGTATTGCTGGCAATAGGCTTGAAGCCGGAGCTTGCCCATGGTTCGATTCGATTGTCCATTAGCCAAGAGACAACGGATGAAGAGATTACCTATATCCTGGATAACCTCCGGGAGATTATTCACAAGCTGAGGACCATGTCTCCACTGTGGGAGGAAACAGATGAATAA
- a CDS encoding ABC transporter permease yields the protein MKKVLNITNIFFLIFLLIQFLPNQYSNDTYGKNIILFIVVVEGSFLLISLIKKEQAQINTAKDVIAIAYFLIIVWQLLTAKTAFLSEELFPAPGTVIEQFIDDLPKIIEGIRSSLLIILEGYILAVITGIPTGLIAGWNKRLGSSFRHVSQFLGSIPPIVYIPYAIALLPTFRDSSVFVIFAASFWPIVGATMTGVVHIERKIIDSARTLNVGNVSMLFHVMLPAALPQIFIGCNQGLAISFILLTSAEMIGGKTGMGFYIKYYSDFGDFTRIVAGIIVLGIVVSVITFFFNKFQKYLLRWKQ from the coding sequence GTGAAAAAGGTACTAAATATAACAAATATATTTTTTCTTATTTTTCTTCTGATTCAGTTTCTCCCGAATCAATACAGCAATGATACCTATGGAAAAAATATTATTTTATTTATTGTGGTGGTTGAAGGAAGCTTCCTCCTGATTTCTTTAATAAAAAAGGAGCAAGCCCAAATAAATACGGCTAAAGATGTTATTGCAATCGCTTACTTCCTGATTATTGTATGGCAGCTGCTCACAGCTAAAACCGCATTTCTCAGCGAAGAGCTGTTTCCAGCACCGGGAACCGTGATTGAACAGTTTATAGATGATTTACCAAAGATAATAGAGGGTATTCGAAGCTCCTTACTTATCATATTAGAAGGATATATTTTGGCGGTAATTACGGGAATTCCCACCGGGTTAATAGCAGGATGGAACAAGCGGCTAGGCAGTTCTTTCAGGCATGTATCGCAATTTTTAGGCTCCATACCGCCCATTGTTTATATTCCCTATGCGATTGCGCTGCTGCCTACGTTCCGAGACTCTTCTGTATTCGTTATCTTTGCGGCATCATTTTGGCCTATCGTTGGGGCAACCATGACGGGCGTAGTCCATATTGAACGGAAAATAATTGATTCAGCAAGGACTTTAAATGTAGGAAATGTCTCCATGCTGTTTCATGTGATGCTTCCGGCGGCATTGCCTCAAATTTTTATCGGCTGCAATCAGGGTCTGGCCATTTCTTTTATCTTGTTGACATCAGCAGAAATGATCGGCGGGAAAACTGGTATGGGGTTCTATATTAAGTACTATTCGGACTTTGGAGATTTCACAAGAATTGTCGCAGGAATTATTGTATTGGGAATTGTGGTAAGTGTTATCACGTTCTTTTTTAACAAATTCCAGAAATACCTGCTTCGTTGGAAGCAGTAG
- a CDS encoding ABC transporter ATP-binding protein, giving the protein MSKIEINNVSLDYFGKKDTFTALKDISFAIEEGEFVSIIGASGCGKSTLLSILEGLNSPTEGIARIDGSEITGTGLERAVVFQHYSLFPWMTALKNVAYGVRQVNRKLPKKKLFEIADEYLSKVGLSKFKQKYPAQLSGGMQQRVAIARALAMSPSILLMDEPFGAVDAKNRVILQELLLQLWEKGEDKKTVVFVTHDIDEAILLSDRIIMMAANPGRIKKEIQINFPRPRNREALVQSKEYANFRKELMSSFFNEKSEKIHGAEVAL; this is encoded by the coding sequence GTGAGCAAGATTGAGATAAATAATGTGTCACTGGACTATTTTGGTAAAAAAGACACCTTTACCGCACTAAAGGATATTTCGTTTGCCATAGAAGAAGGGGAATTTGTCAGTATAATTGGTGCCAGCGGATGCGGGAAAAGCACCTTGTTAAGTATTCTGGAGGGCTTAAATTCTCCCACAGAAGGAATTGCCAGGATTGACGGAAGTGAGATTACGGGCACCGGTTTGGAGAGAGCAGTAGTGTTTCAACACTACTCGCTTTTTCCCTGGATGACGGCATTAAAAAATGTTGCCTATGGAGTCCGGCAGGTGAACAGGAAGCTGCCGAAGAAAAAGCTTTTTGAAATCGCAGATGAATATCTCTCAAAAGTCGGTTTGAGCAAGTTTAAACAGAAATATCCCGCCCAGCTTTCTGGGGGTATGCAGCAGCGTGTAGCCATAGCCCGGGCATTGGCCATGAGCCCCTCCATTCTTTTAATGGATGAACCTTTTGGAGCGGTGGATGCAAAAAACAGAGTGATCTTGCAGGAGCTGCTGCTTCAATTGTGGGAAAAGGGCGAGGATAAGAAAACCGTCGTCTTTGTGACCCATGATATTGATGAGGCCATACTGCTTTCCGACCGTATTATCATGATGGCGGCTAACCCGGGACGTATCAAAAAAGAAATTCAAATTAATTTTCCAAGACCACGGAATAGAGAAGCATTAGTTCAATCTAAGGAGTATGCAAATTTTAGAAAGGAACTGATGTCGTCGTTTTTCAATGAGAAGTCTGAAAAAATCCATGGCGCTGAAGTTGCACTGTAG